From one Rosa rugosa chromosome 4, drRosRugo1.1, whole genome shotgun sequence genomic stretch:
- the LOC133745447 gene encoding probable beta-1,4-xylosyltransferase IRX9H: MASIRRTLSPAFRDRPYLNGGSPFSVQSPSQKAFSSSKYSSPLVSAFVTFAITVRRFVAGALLQRAPRKGQQWRRAFFRCLLFFFLGFLLGLVPFGHVDDDDAEIRSHGFNFDIKPPHVNVQFDDGGGDRVVKRREDLVLDVSPVVPVAEKYDDDDDVAAAVVPRKQVIVVTPTYNRALQAYFLNRVAQLLRLVPPPLLWIVVETKAASAETADILRKSGVMYRHLVCGNNLTSAKDRGVYQRNTALEHIERHKLDGIVYFGDDDNIYSLDLFGSLREINRFGTWPVAMLAPSKNKAILEGPVCNGSQVNGWHTNDKSKRLRRFHVDMSGFAFNSTILWDPKRWHRPTSIPIRQLDSVKEGFQETTFIEQVVEDESQMEGIPAGCSKVMNWHLHLRAHSLVYPKGWQLQKNLDVVLPIL, translated from the exons ATGGCGTCGATCCGGAGAACTCTGTCGCCGGCGTTCCGGGACCGGCCGTACCTCAACGGCGGCTCTCCGTTTTCAGTTCAATCGCCGTCGCAGAAGGCCTTCTCCAGCTCCAAGTACTCATCGCCGCTGGTGTCGGCGTTTGTGACATTCGCAATCACCGTCCGGAGATTCGTCGCCGGCGCTCTGTTGCAGCGGGCTCCGCGTAAAGGCCAGCAGTGGCGGCGAGCGTTTTTCCGGTGCTTGCTgttcttcttcttagggttCTTGCTCGGTCTGGTTCCGTTCGGCCACGTCGACGACGACGACGCCGAGATTCGGAGCCACGGCTTCAATTTCGACATCAAGCCGCCGCACGTCAATGTCCAGTTCGACGACGGCGGCGGAGATCGAGTCGTGAAGCGCAGAGAGGATCTCGTCTTGGACGTAAGCCCCGTCGTGCCGGTGGCGGAgaaatatgatgatgatgatgacgtgGCGGCGGCGGTGGTGCCGAGGAAACAGGTGATTGTGGTGACGCCGACGTACAACCGCGCATTGCAGGCCTACTTCTTGAACAGGGTGGCGCAGCTGCTGAGGCTTGTACCTCCGCCGCTGCTTTGGATTGTGGTGGAGACCAAAGCCGCGTCGGCGGAGACCGCAGATATATTGAGGAAGAGTGGAGTGATGTATAGGCATTTGGTGTGTGGCAACAACTTGACCAGCGCTAAGGACCGAGGCGTGTATCAGAGGAACACGGCGTTGGAGCACATTGAGCGCCATAAGCTTGACGGCATTGTGTACTTTGGCGACGATGACAACATATACTCGCTGGACTTGTTTGGTAGCTTGAGAGAAATCAA CCGTTTTGGGACTTGGCCAGTTGCCATGTTAGCACCAAGCAAAAACAAGGCAATATTGGAAGGTCCAGTATGCAATGGGAGCCAAGTAAATGGATGGCATACAAATGATAAAAGCAAGAGACTGCGTAGGTTTCATGTTGATATGTcaggatttgctttcaatagcACAATATTGTGGGATCCGAAAAGATGGCACCGCCCAACATCCATTCCAATTCGGCAATTAGATTCAGTGAAGGAGGGTTTCCAA GAGACCACTTTCATAGAACAAGTGGTTGAAGATGAAAGTCAAATGGAAGGTATTCCAGCTGGTTGTTCAAAAGTAATGAACTGGCATCTTCATTTGCGAGCTCATAGTCTTGTCTATCCCAAAGGCTGGCAACTTCAGAAAAACCTTGATGTTGTTCTCCCCATTCTGTGA